One Ignavibacteria bacterium genomic window carries:
- a CDS encoding glycosyltransferase family 2 protein, with product MLTPIVSIIIRTHNQKSFLSRAIDSVLNQSTMRWELLIIDDGSEDGTETFVKKYFLINKRIRYFKRAYNGEVPSKNFGIKNAVGAYITFLRPQDEFQPVHIELRLNYLEQNPEVDLITGGLNLEKLRLEQPDYYQRLQSKEDKESILGNLVLFGRRKVFELLSGFNDIEYYETDFVVRALDHFNIRKVDFPTYIIHLD from the coding sequence ATGTTAACTCCAATAGTCTCAATAATAATTCGAACACACAACCAAAAATCTTTTCTTTCACGAGCAATTGATTCGGTCTTAAATCAATCAACAATGAGATGGGAACTCTTGATAATTGATGACGGCAGTGAAGATGGAACAGAAACATTCGTAAAAAAATATTTTTTGATAAATAAAAGAATTAGATATTTTAAGCGTGCTTATAATGGCGAAGTCCCATCGAAAAATTTTGGAATAAAGAATGCCGTTGGTGCTTATATAACTTTTTTAAGACCTCAGGATGAATTTCAGCCAGTTCACATTGAACTGAGACTCAATTATCTTGAACAAAATCCTGAAGTTGATTTAATTACTGGCGGATTAAATCTGGAGAAATTAAGACTTGAGCAACCTGATTATTATCAGCGTCTTCAATCAAAGGAAGACAAAGAATCAATTCTGGGGAACTTAGTCCTTTTTGGTAGACGAAAGGTCTTTGAACTGCTTAGCGGATTTAATGATATCGAATATTACGAAACTGATTTTGTGGTTCGTGCACTCGATCATTTCAATATTAGAAAAGTGGATTTTCCAA
- a CDS encoding MFS transporter has translation MNEINSQKEKKTVRIFSIASFLNDLGSDIIYPIWPTFLTEYLKANMTIVGLIDGLGDAIVSISQALSGYLSDKFRKRKIFIWLGYLFGAISRIGYALSTSYHPVLFFRILDRSGKIRSAPRDALIADVSSDQTRGKNFGILRSMDNLGAVVGIILCMILFPILGYKYLFLLAAIPSLIGVIIILTFLKEEKFQTKVFKGYSLKNLDKNLKILFWISAIFSLGNFSYSFLLVFANKNGFPIYSLPILYLIFTFFASMFSFYFGKLSDKIGRKKVLMSAFILWIISIIILISFPFVAGFILSFVFYGLHKAAFEPVHKTLISELSPVEYRASILGGFQMIIGLFAFPASFLAGILWDRVNIFAPFYFSIVLTLLSIALLLRLKENR, from the coding sequence ATGAACGAAATTAATTCACAAAAAGAAAAGAAAACTGTTCGAATTTTTTCAATTGCATCTTTTCTAAACGACCTTGGATCTGACATAATTTATCCCATCTGGCCCACCTTTCTAACAGAATATTTAAAAGCAAATATGACAATTGTTGGTTTAATTGATGGATTAGGTGATGCAATTGTTTCAATTTCGCAAGCCCTTTCTGGTTATCTCTCTGATAAATTTAGAAAAAGAAAGATTTTCATCTGGCTTGGATATTTATTCGGTGCAATTTCAAGAATTGGCTATGCTCTTTCGACAAGTTATCATCCAGTTTTATTTTTTAGAATTTTAGATCGCTCAGGAAAAATTCGAAGTGCCCCAAGAGATGCTCTCATTGCCGATGTTTCAAGCGATCAAACACGTGGAAAAAATTTTGGAATTCTTCGAAGTATGGATAATCTTGGTGCAGTCGTTGGAATTATACTCTGTATGATTTTATTCCCAATTTTAGGTTATAAGTATCTTTTTTTACTTGCTGCAATTCCATCTTTAATTGGAGTAATTATAATTTTAACCTTTCTTAAAGAAGAAAAATTTCAGACAAAAGTTTTCAAAGGATATTCACTTAAAAATCTTGATAAAAATTTAAAAATCTTATTCTGGATAAGTGCAATTTTTTCACTGGGCAATTTTAGTTATTCTTTTTTGCTTGTCTTTGCAAATAAAAACGGTTTCCCAATTTATTCGCTTCCCATACTATATTTGATTTTTACTTTTTTTGCATCAATGTTTTCATTTTATTTTGGAAAACTTTCAGATAAAATCGGTAGAAAAAAAGTATTGATGTCTGCATTTATTCTCTGGATAATTTCCATTATAATTCTGATTTCATTTCCATTTGTTGCTGGATTTATTCTGAGTTTTGTTTTTTATGGACTTCACAAAGCAGCATTTGAACCTGTTCATAAAACACTGATATCTGAATTATCACCTGTCGAATACAGAGCGAGTATACTCGGTGGATTTCAAATGATAATTGGACTTTTTGCATTTCCTGCATCTTTTTTAGCTGGAATTCTCTGGGATAGAGTGAATATCTTCGCCCCATTTTATTTCTCAATTGTATTAACTTTGCTTTCGATTGCTTTGCTTTTAAGGTTAAAGGAAAACAGATAG